Proteins encoded by one window of Cloeon dipterum chromosome 2, ieCloDipt1.1, whole genome shotgun sequence:
- the LOC135935158 gene encoding T-cell acute lymphocytic leukemia protein 1-like, whose translation MKRTVLLDNTLSSCNQQHWKKNFIFSKAQISRHKMLHNEFSENEKFSIKLPGHARKIRTKVAKSKILRQSIRQYFDDGSEADKLLTDANVRERLRTHSVNSALSTLRTLIPTEPANRKLSKIEILRLACSYIKHLGTTLEYGDEHPCLLRGMQDNNTQDTHQERSVCTFCLANHKRASRTPHQCCSPDSFTSTSEQQQADSEQLEEVACWSHQASEFSS comes from the exons ATGAAACGCACCGTTCTTCTTGACAACACCCTCTCTAGTTGCAACCAGCAGcattggaagaaaaattttattttctcaaaagctCAGATCTCAAGACACAAGATGCTCCACAACGAATTCTCTGAAAACGAAAAGTTTTCTATCAAG TTGCCAGGTCACGCGCGCAAAATAAGGACGAAAGTGGCGAAAAGCAAAATTCTGCGCCAATCGATCCGGCAGTACTTCGATGATGGATCTGAGGCCGACAAACTTCTAACTGATGCAAACGTCAGGGAGCGATTGAGGACACACAG CGTGAACAGTGCCTTGAGCACTCTACGCACTTTGATTCCAACGGAACCAGCAAACCGCAAACtcagcaaaattgaaattctgcgCCTCGCGTGCAGCTACATAAAACACCTTGGTACAACTCTTGAATATG GAGATGAACATCCGTGCCTTTTGAGGGGCATGCAGGACAACAACACTCAAGATACGCATCAAGAACGATCCGTTTGCACATTCTGCTTGGCGAATCACAAGAGAGCT AGTCGAACTCCGCACCAGTGCTGCTCGCCCGACAGTTTCACCTCGACGTCAGAGCAGCAGCAAGCTGACAGTGAGCAGTTGGAAGAGGTTGCTTGCTGGAGCCATCAGGCAAGCGAATTTTCATCTTGA
- the PIP4K gene encoding phosphatidylinositol 5-phosphate 4-kinase type-2 alpha isoform X2 — protein MSVGGRVASGLSKLKKKHFRVKHQKVKLFRASEPLLSVFMWGVNHTINELSHVNIPVMLLPDDFKAHSKLKVDYHLFNKENMPSHFKFKEYCPLVFRNLRERFGIDDLDYKESLTRSQPLPVDSPGKSGARFYQSYDRLFIIKSLTSEEVERMHSFLKDYHPYIVERHGKTLLPEYLAMYRLTVDGVEHYFVVMRNVFSNHLRTHRKFDLKGSTVDREASDKEKEKDLPTLKDNDFVKEGMKIYIGEEAKEKLIETLNADVGFLTKLHLMDYSLLLGVHDVARAEEERAAYQEEDNQLEDDEDSSGSGVDQRWGGNAGASGGITTPPDSPRTLVREASLHDGCIIPELDIYAIPSSDSVERREIYFLAIIDVLTHYGVKKQAAKAAKTVKYGSNVEGISTCDPEQYGRRFIEFLSKAIE, from the exons ATGAGTGTCGGAGGAAGGGTCGCGAGCGGCCTCAGCAAGCTCAAGAAGAAGCACTTCAGGGTGAAGCATCAAAAAGTGAAGCTCTTTCGTGCGAGCGAGCCGCTGCTTTCGGTCTTCATGTGGGGGGTCAACCACACG ATAAACGAGCTTAGCCATGTGAATATCCCAGTGATGCTGCTACCCGACGATTTCAAAGCGCATTCGAAACTTAAAGTGGACTACCACCTCTTCAACAA ggaAAATATGCCAAGCCACTTTAAGTTTAAGGAATACTGTCCATTGGTATTCCGAAACCTCAGAGAAAGGTTCGGAATCGACGATTTGGACTACAAGGAGTCTCTCACTag ATCTCAGCCTTTACCTGTAGATTCACCCGGCAAAAGCGGTGCCAGATTTTATCAGTCATATGATCGGCTGTTCATAATTAAATCGCTGACCAGCGAAGAAGTTGAGCGAATGCACTCCTTCCTTAAAGACTACCACCCA TACATAGTTGAGAGACATGGCAAAACTCTGCTTCCCGAGTATCTAGCCATGTACCGTTTGACTGTAGACGGCGTTGAGCACTACTTTGTTGTGATGAGAAATGTTTTCAGCAACCATTTGCGGACCCACAG GAAATTCGACCTCAAAGGCTCGACTGTTGATAGAGAAGCGTCCGACAAGGAAAAAGAGAAGGACCTTCCTACCCTGAAGGACAATGATTTTGTCAAGGAGGGAATGAAGATCTACATTGGCGAAGAGGCCAAAGAAAAGCTGATTGAAACCCTCAACGCAGATGTTGGG TTCCTTACTAAACTGCACTTGATGGACTACTCGCTGCTCCTTGGTGTGCATGACGTTGCCAGGGCCGAGGAAGAGCGAGCAGCATACCAGGAAGAGGATAACCAATTGGAAGATGATGAAGACTCAAGCGGCTCTGGGGTGGACCAGCGATGGGGTGGAAACGCTGGAGCCTCGGGAGGCATCACCACTCCCCCAGACTCACCAAGGACACTGGTCAGGGAAGCTTCCCTCCATGACGGCTGCATTATACCTGAACTGGACATCTACGCCATTCCCTCCTCAGATT CAGTGGAGAGGAGAGAAATCTATTTCCTGGCCATCATTGATGTCCTAACCCACTATGGGGTGAAGAAGCAAGCAGCAAAGGCTGCCAAGACAGTCAAATACGGCTCAAACGTTGAGGGCATCTCAACGTGCGACCCAGAACAGTATGGCCGCCGCTTTATTGAGTTTCTCAGTAAAGCCATTGAGTAG
- the PIP4K gene encoding phosphatidylinositol 5-phosphate 4-kinase type-2 alpha isoform X1, with protein sequence MSVGGRVASGLSKLKKKHFRVKHQKVKLFRASEPLLSVFMWGVNHTINELSHVNIPVMLLPDDFKAHSKLKVDYHLFNKENMPSHFKFKEYCPLVFRNLRERFGIDDLDYKESLTRSQPLPVDSPGKSGARFYQSYDRLFIIKSLTSEEVERMHSFLKDYHPYIVERHGKTLLPEYLAMYRLTVDGVEHYFVVMRNVFSNHLRTHRKFDLKGSTVDREASDKEKEKDLPTLKDNDFVKEGMKIYIGEEAKEKLIETLNADVGFLTKLHLMDYSLLLGVHDVARAEEERAAYQEEDNQLEDDEDSSGSGVDQRWGGNAGASGGITTPPDSPRTLVREASLHDGCIIPELDIYAIPSSDSAVERREIYFLAIIDVLTHYGVKKQAAKAAKTVKYGSNVEGISTCDPEQYGRRFIEFLSKAIE encoded by the exons ATGAGTGTCGGAGGAAGGGTCGCGAGCGGCCTCAGCAAGCTCAAGAAGAAGCACTTCAGGGTGAAGCATCAAAAAGTGAAGCTCTTTCGTGCGAGCGAGCCGCTGCTTTCGGTCTTCATGTGGGGGGTCAACCACACG ATAAACGAGCTTAGCCATGTGAATATCCCAGTGATGCTGCTACCCGACGATTTCAAAGCGCATTCGAAACTTAAAGTGGACTACCACCTCTTCAACAA ggaAAATATGCCAAGCCACTTTAAGTTTAAGGAATACTGTCCATTGGTATTCCGAAACCTCAGAGAAAGGTTCGGAATCGACGATTTGGACTACAAGGAGTCTCTCACTag ATCTCAGCCTTTACCTGTAGATTCACCCGGCAAAAGCGGTGCCAGATTTTATCAGTCATATGATCGGCTGTTCATAATTAAATCGCTGACCAGCGAAGAAGTTGAGCGAATGCACTCCTTCCTTAAAGACTACCACCCA TACATAGTTGAGAGACATGGCAAAACTCTGCTTCCCGAGTATCTAGCCATGTACCGTTTGACTGTAGACGGCGTTGAGCACTACTTTGTTGTGATGAGAAATGTTTTCAGCAACCATTTGCGGACCCACAG GAAATTCGACCTCAAAGGCTCGACTGTTGATAGAGAAGCGTCCGACAAGGAAAAAGAGAAGGACCTTCCTACCCTGAAGGACAATGATTTTGTCAAGGAGGGAATGAAGATCTACATTGGCGAAGAGGCCAAAGAAAAGCTGATTGAAACCCTCAACGCAGATGTTGGG TTCCTTACTAAACTGCACTTGATGGACTACTCGCTGCTCCTTGGTGTGCATGACGTTGCCAGGGCCGAGGAAGAGCGAGCAGCATACCAGGAAGAGGATAACCAATTGGAAGATGATGAAGACTCAAGCGGCTCTGGGGTGGACCAGCGATGGGGTGGAAACGCTGGAGCCTCGGGAGGCATCACCACTCCCCCAGACTCACCAAGGACACTGGTCAGGGAAGCTTCCCTCCATGACGGCTGCATTATACCTGAACTGGACATCTACGCCATTCCCTCCTCAGATT CAGCAGTGGAGAGGAGAGAAATCTATTTCCTGGCCATCATTGATGTCCTAACCCACTATGGGGTGAAGAAGCAAGCAGCAAAGGCTGCCAAGACAGTCAAATACGGCTCAAACGTTGAGGGCATCTCAACGTGCGACCCAGAACAGTATGGCCGCCGCTTTATTGAGTTTCTCAGTAAAGCCATTGAGTAG
- the LOC135935151 gene encoding uncharacterized protein LOC135935151 encodes MSNKAVAGLLALSATLAAVAAEPSGFGGLGFKKGFQDGYEEQFGGANKYQGGGGGEFDKAFFEKGGQSGEKGYKGLTGYDHNLGVKQDTKQEQGFFGDVNGANKKYNEGRQYGGGSNYKAGGQQAAGLNNKGGHKKGYKKEGFENSHHKEESGKSTTFYDEAHDGGEHYTSKGQEQAFGNEKGEKLGGGYYNNGLQGAKAGKQGAYDNGYTFEDEKGHKGQVGQQGYSGNQAGFGSSGGFNKNNKFGGQAGYGGQAKYGNGYNAGNSFGGGYGGLGHAGGLGYVGGAGLGYGGVGLGYGNAGLGYSGVGHQGLGYAGAGGLGGYGGVGLGGYGGAGVGYGAAGGFAGAGIGGAGIRGAGIGGAGIGGAGIGGAGGLGYGKINGAGLAGAGNYGLGLGIGKFGGVGTGAGYGGGLGFGAGQLGGLNYGGGQLIGLGAGGGYGVSEYSK; translated from the exons ATGAGTAACAAAGCAGTCGCAGGTTTGCTAGCGCTCTCAGCCACCTTAGCTGCAGTCGCAGCTGAGCCCTCGGGCTTTGGAGGGCTCGGCTTCAAGAAGGGCTTCCAGGATGGCTACGAAGAGCAATTTGGTGGCGCAAATAAGTACCAGGGAGGTGGAGGTGGCGAATTTGACAAGGCATTCTTCGAGAAGGGTGGACAGTCTGGAGAAAAAGGCTACAAAGG CTTGACCGGCTACGATCACAACTTGGGCGTGAAGCAAGACACCAAGCAGGAGCAGGGCTTCTTTGGTGACGTGAACGGTGCCAACAAGAAGTACAACGAGGGTCGCCAGTACGGCGGCGGCTCCAACTACAAGGCAGGCGGCCAGCAGGCGGCCGGTCTGAACAACAAGGGTGGACACAAGAAGGGCTACAAGAAAGAGGGCTTCGAAAATTCGCACCACAAGGAGGAGAGCGGCAAGAGCACGACCTTCTACGACGAAGCGCATGACGGCGGCGAGCACTACACCTCGAAGGGCCAGGAGCAGGCCTTCGGCAACGAGAAGGGCGAGAAGCTGGGAGGTGGATACTACAACAACGGTCTGCAGGGTGCCAAGGCCGGAAAGCAAGGGGCTTACGATAACGGATACACCTTTGAAGATGAGAAGGGACACAAGGGACAAGTTGGACAGCAAG GCTATTCTGGCAACCAGGCTGGTTTCGGCAGCTCCGGCGGTTTCAACAAGAATAATAAGTTTGGCGGCCAGGCTGGGTATGGCGGCCAGGCGAAATACGGCAACGGCTACAACGCTGGCAACTCCTTTGGAGGCGGCTACGGCGGACTGGGTCACGCTGGCGGTCTGGGCTACGTGGGTGGCGCTGGACTTGGCTACGGAGGCGTCGGACTTGGCTACGGAAACGCTGGTCTGGGCTACTCGGGCGTTGGCCACCAAGGCCTAGGCTACGCGGGCGCTGGCGGACTCGGGGGCTACGGAGGTGTCGGGCTCGGAGGCTACGGGGGCGCAGGAGTCGGCTACGGGGCTGCCGGAGGATTCGCTGGTGCTGGAATCGGAGGTGCCGGAATCAGAGGTGCTGGAATCGGAGGTGCTGGAATCGGAGGTGCCGGAATCGGAGGTGCTGGTGGTCTGGGCTACGGCAAAATCAATGGGGCCGGACTGGCCGGCGCCGGCAACTACGGGCTCGGCTTGGGAATCGGCAAGTTCGGGGGCGTCGGCACCGGTGCCGGCTATGGGGGCGGCTTGGGCTTCGGAGCCGGTCAGCTGGGTGGCCTCAACTACGGGGGTGGCCAATTGATTGGTTTGGGCGCCGGCGGTGGTTACGGAGTGAGCGAGTACAGCAAGTAG